The Sediminispirochaeta smaragdinae DSM 11293 genome has a segment encoding these proteins:
- a CDS encoding type II toxin-antitoxin system VapC family toxin: MGILVDANIYLAVILNEPEKIKIIEITQADDLISPAVLPFEIGNALSAMYKRNRLDKNQIIECYSIFQQIPIRLINVNVQTSLAIAADYGIYAYDAYYLEIAKRFKCSLMSLDNRMKEVASDLGIHLLEV; this comes from the coding sequence ATGGGTATATTGGTAGATGCAAATATATATTTAGCTGTAATTCTTAATGAACCTGAAAAAATTAAGATTATTGAAATAACTCAAGCAGATGATTTGATTTCTCCAGCCGTATTACCGTTTGAAATAGGAAATGCACTATCTGCTATGTATAAAAGGAATAGGTTAGATAAAAATCAAATAATAGAGTGTTATTCAATTTTTCAACAAATACCAATTCGATTGATAAATGTTAATGTACAAACATCGTTAGCGATAGCTGCTGATTATGGTATTTATGCTTATGATGCTTATTATTTAGAGATAGCAAAACGATTTAAGTGTAGTTTGATGAGTTTAGATAATAGGATGAAAGAAGTCGCAAGTGATTTAGGAATCCATTTATTGGAGGTTTAA
- a CDS encoding type II toxin-antitoxin system Phd/YefM family antitoxin, whose amino-acid sequence MKFITVRDLRTSPAQIWKQLPEEQEMVITNNGKPIALLTPLSDTNLEETVKAIRKARAINAVRAIQEISLKNGNSEMSNEEIEKEIKEYRKK is encoded by the coding sequence ATGAAATTTATTACCGTAAGAGATTTAAGAACCTCACCTGCCCAGATTTGGAAGCAATTACCGGAAGAACAGGAAATGGTAATAACAAATAATGGAAAGCCAATAGCATTATTAACACCATTAAGTGATACAAATTTAGAAGAAACAGTGAAGGCTATCCGAAAAGCACGGGCAATTAATGCCGTGAGAGCAATACAAGAAATTTCATTAAAAAATGGAAATAGTGAGATGAGCAATGAAGAAATTGAAAAAGAAATAAAAGAATATAGAAAGAAGTAA
- a CDS encoding nucleotidyltransferase family protein yields MRLDKRLFIKYNNVMIVREIYAEKIMEDLSTLNLKKVLLFGSYAMNKQTEDSDIDLLVVLDENYLPETDDDWLETKMRVRRLLRGINDDVGIDLLTAQKLVL; encoded by the coding sequence ATGCGACTCGACAAAAGATTATTCATCAAATACAATAATGTCATGATTGTAAGAGAGATCTATGCAGAAAAAATCATGGAAGATCTTTCGACATTGAACCTCAAAAAAGTCCTGCTATTCGGGTCTTATGCCATGAACAAGCAAACTGAAGATAGTGATATTGATTTACTCGTTGTATTAGATGAAAATTACCTTCCTGAAACAGATGATGACTGGTTAGAAACTAAGATGCGAGTTCGTCGATTGTTGCGAGGAATAAATGATGATGTCGGAATCGATTTACTTACTGCGCAAAAATTAGTGCTTTAA
- a CDS encoding PIN domain-containing protein — translation MDYEKAAEFSNICRKNGIQGSHIDFLICAVACRNNMSIFTTDKDLQRYHEYIQCSLYKIRNDKGESC, via the coding sequence GTGGATTATGAGAAAGCTGCAGAATTCTCAAATATCTGCCGGAAAAATGGGATTCAAGGATCCCATATTGATTTTCTGATATGTGCGGTAGCATGTAGAAATAACATGAGTATTTTTACAACAGACAAAGATCTTCAGCGATATCATGAATACATACAGTGTAGCCTGTACAAGATACGGAACGATAAAGGTGAATCTTGTTGA
- a CDS encoding type II toxin-antitoxin system Phd/YefM family antitoxin: MRVFSYSEARQNFASILNMATEEDVVIAKKDGTKFKIVPLTKNESKSPFDVPGIKSNITTKEILEIMKEARETF, from the coding sequence ATGAGAGTATTTAGTTATTCAGAAGCAAGACAGAATTTTGCCTCAATATTGAATATGGCAACAGAAGAAGATGTTGTAATAGCAAAGAAAGATGGGACCAAGTTTAAGATAGTACCACTTACTAAAAATGAAAGTAAATCACCGTTTGATGTTCCCGGGATTAAGAGCAACATAACAACCAAAGAAATACTTGAGATCATGAAGGAGGCTCGTGAGACATTTTAG
- a CDS encoding putative toxin-antitoxin system toxin component, PIN family — translation MNVVIDTNVIISGLLNPKSVSGQIINLILHEKLTLLFDNRILEEYREVLNRKKFGLHRNITDPLFDFIRNEGISDNRK, via the coding sequence ATGAATGTAGTAATTGATACAAATGTCATAATATCGGGTTTATTAAATCCAAAAAGCGTGTCTGGACAGATTATAAATTTGATCTTACATGAAAAGTTAACGTTATTATTTGATAACAGGATCCTGGAAGAATACCGCGAAGTTCTTAATCGAAAAAAATTTGGACTACATCGAAATATAACAGATCCATTATTTGATTTTATAAGAAATGAAGGAATATCTGATAACAGGAAATAA